In Penaeus vannamei isolate JL-2024 chromosome 15, ASM4276789v1, whole genome shotgun sequence, the following are encoded in one genomic region:
- the LOC113818576 gene encoding crustacean hyperglycemic hormones 2 encodes MTAFRLMAVALVVVVACSTTWARSAEGSSSPVASLIRGRSLSKRANFDPSCTGVYDRELLGRLSRLCDDCYNVFREPKVATECRSNCFYNPVFVQCLEYLIPADLHEEYQALVQTVGK; translated from the exons ATGACAGCCTTTCGCTTG ATGGCCGTGGCCCTGGTGGTGGTCGTGGCGTGCTCGACGACCTGGGCTCGCTCCGCCGAGGGGTCGTCGTCCCCCGTGGCCTCCCTCATCAGGGGCCGCAGCCTCAGCAAGCGAGCAAACTTCGACCCTTCCTGCACGGGCGTCTACGACCGGGAGCTCCTGGGGAGGCTGAGCCGCCTCTGCGACGACTGCTACAACGTGTTTCGCGAGCCCAAGGTGGCCACGGAGTGCAG GAGCAACTGCTTCTACAACCCCGTGTTCGTCCAGTGCCTGGAGTACCTGATTCCGGCCGACCTGCACGAGGAGTACCAAGCCCTCGTGCAGACGGTGGGCAAGTAG